Proteins encoded in a region of the Quercus lobata isolate SW786 chromosome 8, ValleyOak3.0 Primary Assembly, whole genome shotgun sequence genome:
- the LOC115956877 gene encoding protein FAR1-RELATED SEQUENCE 5-like, translated as MDLESDKVICKPSDIEEIEGDCMFVARLENSDENLLNKVVHNADEAYALYNDYALRMGFSIRKGKPRYCNGTKNIKQREFLCSKEGFKLDEDFCKEKYSKRLETITGCKAFVRFTVENGVWMVSAFNPEHNHELALQLERHLLRSGRRISKPKADVIDTMVNADISTKNAYSYLTKEVRGSENVGFTERDCHNHVNVQKMTMISVGDAQSLLNHFKSKHA; from the exons ATGGACTTGGAAAGTGAtaaag TTATTTGCAAACCAAGTGATATTGAAGAAATTGAAGGGGATTGCATGTTTGTAGCAAGgctagaaaatagtgatgaaaatttgttgaataAGGTGGTCCATAATGCAGATGAAGCATATGCTTTATATAATGATTATGCATTGCGAATGGGTTTTAGTATTCGAAAAGGAAAGCCTAGATATTGTAATGGGACGAAGAACATAAAGCAACGTGAATTTCTATGTTCTAAGGAGGGTTTTAAACTAGATGAAGATTTTTGTAAAGAGAAATATTCGAAGAGACTAGAGACTATAACTGGTTGTAAAGCATTTGTTCGTTTCACAGTTGAAAATGGTGTTTGGATGGTTAGTGCATTTAATCCAGAGCATAATCATGAACTTGCACTACAATTAGAGAGGCATTTGTTAAGATCTGGTCGTCGTATTTCAAAACCTAAGGCAGATGTAATTGATACCATGGTGAATGCAGATATAAGTACAAAGAATGCTTATTCATATCTAACAAAAGAAGTTAGAGGGAGTGAAAATGTGGGCTTTACCGAAAGAGATTGTCATAATCATGTGAATGTGCAAAAGATGACAATGATTAGTGTTGGAGATGCTCAAAGCTTATTGAATCATTTTAAGTCTAAGCATGCATAA